The Sulfurospirillum deleyianum DSM 6946 nucleotide sequence AGAAGAAACAGAAGCCTTGGAGATACTTTCTGATTATATTCGTAAACTCGTCTTTTTTGAAACCCTTATGGCAAAGCAAAAAAATGCTCAGGAGATTGAAGCAGAACTCTTTGAAATTTTAAATGGATTAGAAAACTTTTTAAAGACGTACTGTGTTGATGGCGAAACACTGAGCGAAACACTCAGAGATCGTTTACTCGAAGCCTATGAAACACTTTAAAACAACACTAAAATAAAGTTGCCGTAAGTAGGTTTTTTAAAACCTACTTCGCATGGCGCATCAATGTTTCAACCGCACACTCAACTCTTTGAGGCAAATCTTTTGCTTCATAATCCACAAAGTCTATTTGAACTTTATAAACCAACACCTCTTCTACCATCACATTTAAGACCAAATATCCACGGTAAAGTTTACTCTCTTTTGTTTTTTTACCAGGATGTTCCATATCGTTTTCATAGACTAAAATAGCCATATTTACCTTGGGTGTACCACTTTTTTTCTCTTTAGCATACCCCGCTAAGGCATCATTCACACGACTCCTTGTCTCTTCAAGATTTACATAGGTAAAAAGTGTTGATGGACTATAGGTTGCTTTTTCTGCGCTAATACTGCTTTCAAAAGCACCCGCTTGAATCGCTTTTAAAGCCTTTTGAAATGGATCAGATTCATATATTTTTTCAAAAACAACCACCTCTTTATGACACGGTAACGCTGAAAGTTTCGCTTTTGAAGTCATTTTGGTATAAATACCCTCACCAATAAAATAGACCACCAAAAGACCTAAAACAATAAACAAAATTTTTTTAGACATAATAAGACTCTTTTGAAGAAGGAGGCATATGCCTCCTTGAAGTTAAATACCCAAATCTTGGCGTTTGAAATACTCTTGACCGACTTTACACAATGGACAGGCTTTGGGTGCTTTTTTGCCACGGTGAATATGCCCACACACTTCACATACCCAAATTTCCTCTTCTTCATCGCTGAAAAAGCCATCTTCTTTCATTGCATCCTGCAAGGCTTTGTATTCACGTTCATGCTCTACTTCCACTTTTCCAATGGCATTGAACAAACGTGCAAGCTCTTTATGCCCCTCTTCTTCTGCAATTTTTGCAAAACTAGGATACATAATGGTATGTTCATAATTCTCACCCGCCATAGCGCTATCAAGGTTTTTGAGTGTGATTTCAGTTTCTGCGCCATCAACCAATTTATGGTACGCTTTAAACTCTGCACGTGCATGCCATTTTTCATTTTCTGCGGCTTCTCTAAAATGGCGAGCAACGGCATGCCAACCCTCTTCTTGTGCGATATCTGCGAACAAATCGTATTTGTTACGTGCTTGAGACTCACCCGCAAACGCTTTCATCAAATTCACTGCGGTCAAATCGCTCGTCGTACAGGTCATCGCTTCTCCACAACAAACCAACTTTCCACCACCCACGTGCTGAACTTCAACCTCATTACCACATTTACTGCATTTATACGTTTCGTACTGTCTCATCTTTCCTCCTTATTGGGTGTAAAAATATTATCTTAGACTATCTTGACTTAATTTACAACTAAACATTAGATGATAAAAATTATTGCTTATAAAATACCTTTCTCTTTAAAAAAAGTCTCTATTGCTTTAAGAGAAAAAGCTTTATCGTAGGTAAAAAGTTCTTGCCACGTTTTTTCTTCTAAGCCATTTTTTGTCTCAATGCCATATTTTTGTTTTGCTTCTTCCACAAACTCTATAGTAAAACTCAGTAAAAGGGCATATTGTGAGGCGGTGAGTTGTTTGAGTAAATCAAATAAACGGTAGTAATTGACCATTTTTTTACTTGATTCCTCGCCCATACGAAGCGACCAAATGCGCCCAGCAAACTCATGCTGATAGACAACACCATTGCGTGTTTCCAGTGAAAAGGCTCTAAAAGCATGAAGAAGTTCTTGTTTGGGAATGTAGTGGTGGATATCATAAAAGAAAAGATAGATACTGAGTAAAAAAAGGTCTTCCACACAAGGCGCATACGCTTTGATTTCAAGACAAGTCTCTTTTTCGACATCAAGCTGCATCTTCAAATAAGCAAGATGTTTCACCCGCCAATTCTCTTTTTCTTTAACTCTTTTTTGCCACTCTATTAACGTAGGACGAGGAATATGGTAACGCTCAACTAAAGGCTTGTAAGACATCTGCATTTTCTTACTCCTGCTTAGAATTCTTCTATTCTAATACGTTTTAAACCAGAGTGCAAGGATTTCTAAAAAATGTATATCATTCTTTAAAATTAAAAAAGAATGATATACATAAAAGTAACACTAAATATGAAAGTGTTTTAAAAATGCAGGATTATTTTCAATCAAACCACGCTGAATGAGAGTTTGGATAACCTTTTGGTCACAATCGGTATCTTTAGGCCACTCCCTTGTATACCCATCTAAGCTATTTTTAGTGGTTGCATCCACCCCAATAAAAGCCTCATCCACAAAAATATCACGCAGTGCATCAATGTTATTAACCACACGCCAAACCAGCATGTACGCATTCTCCACATCGTTTCCAGTGGCATCCACCATAAAAACTAATTTCATATGCTCACGTAAAGGCTTTAACGCTTCATAAACCGCTTTGCCTACCCTCTTCTTTTCTATGCTAATGACCGTAATCGGTGTTTTGGTGTGGGTTTTATACTGTTTAAGCGCACATGCTTCAGGAACAAGTACTTTGACTTTTTCCAAAAGGGCTTCATCGCTTAAAAGCACTTTGGAAGGCTCACTCACTATCTCACCTGTACAATCCACGCCTAATTTTCCACCAAAAAGCGCATTGGGAGACGCATGATCTAAGGCATCACACACACCCTCGCTAATGAGCAGTGTTTTACTACTCACTCTATCAAGTATATAATCACTTACCTTCTCATAATCTTCCAAATCAGGGGCGTTTTCATCGACAAAAATGGCATGTTTGACAAAACTCATCTGCCCAACACCCCAAAACGCATGCATAAACTGTTTCGCATGTCCGGGGTAAAGCACATTCATCTTCGCCAAAATAAGGTTATGAAACACGCCATTTTCAGGCATATTATAATCCATCAAATCAGGTGCTGTGGTTTTTAAAAGCGGTAAGAAAATGCGCTCTGTCGCCCAACCCATGTATTTATCTTCCAGTGGCGGTTTTCCTACAACGGTGGCTTGGTAAATGGGTTTATCTTTACATGTAATGCAGCTCACATCCAGCACAGGATACGGCTCTTTGAGCGTATAATAGCCTGTATGGTCACCAAAAGGTCCCTCGATTTCCATCTTTTCAACATCCACCCACCCCTCAATGACAATATCCACATCCTCAGGAATGTAAATGGGATTGGTGAGTGATTTCACAAGGCGAGCATTTTTATCTTTAATGAATCCATAGAGTAAAAGCTCAAACATGCCTATTGGCATCGGCGCTTGACCGCACCAAATATAAAGTGGGTCTCCACCAATTCCAATACTCACAGGCATTTTTTGCCCTGCTTTTTTATATTCGTGGAAGAAATGAGCGCTGTCTTTATGAATCTGCCAGTGCATTCCTAAACGGTTTTTATCGTAGACTTGCAGGCGATACATGCCTAGATTTTGCTTCGTACCATCTAAACTTTGCGTATAGACCTGCCCCATGGTAATGAAAGGACCACCATCTTCACTCCACGTTGTCAGGATAGGAAAATCATAGAGATTTGGCTCGGTGTAAACTTTCGTTTGGCAAACACCTTTGCCTTTAAGACGTTTAGGCAACGCATTTTTCAAATTAAAAAGCGTTCCCAACATTCCCATTTTATCCATAAACGATGTAGGCGGTTTCATGTGCATTAACGCTTCTATCTGTTGGGCGACATCATTGGGATTTTTACCAAAAATAAGCTCGGTAGCTTTAGTAGAACCAAACACATTCATGAGCACAGGGATATCAAAGCTTTTACCCAGACGTTTGCTGACAGGTTTGGTAAATAAAAGCGCACGAGAGTCCTCTTTTTTTACCTCGACATACGCCAAGTGAGGAATTTCTAAGTCAATATCTAGTTCTTCATCAATAACACGTAAAAGATTATTTTCACGTAAAAGCGCTATGATTCGTTGCATACCTACCCTTTAAAAAATTTCGCTGAGTGCTATTTTCTCCGCACGTGCTAACAACTCCTTAGCCCCTTTGTCGATGACCTTTTGCGCTAAAACTTTACCCAGTGTTTCAAACTCTTCTCGTTTTCCACTCATAACTTCACACATCATCTGCGAGCCATCAGGAAGACCCAAAATTGCTTTTACATGTAAACTCTCTTGCGTGACTTCGGCATTCACCCCAATAGGCACTTGACACCCGCCCTCTAAGAGCGTCACAAAATCACGTTCGACTCTTGTCTCAATCATCGCATCCTCATCTTTCAACACAGAAACCAAACGCTCTACTTCAGCATTATCGACAATTTCAATGCCCAAAGCCGCCTGTCCGGAAGCGGGTATCATCACCTCTTTTGAAATAGGGGTAAAATAACGCACTTCTTCTTGAAGTCCTAAACGTTTAATCCCAGCACTTGCCAAAATAATCGCATCAAATTCACCCTCTTTAAGTTTTCGAATACGGGTATTGACATTGCCACGAAGGTTTTTAATGACAAAATCAGGACGAAGCTTTAAAAGTTGCATACGACGTCTAAGACTGGTTGTTCCAACAACTGCACCCTGAGGCAAATCCTCTAAACACCCATACTTTTCAGAGAGCATCGCATCTCTCACATCTTCACGTTTGGTAATCACGCCTAATTTTAAGCCTTCGGGGAACTCCATCGGTACATCTTTAAGACTGTGCACGGCAATATGCGCTTCCCCTCTTAGCATCGCTTCTTCAAGTTCTTTGGTAAAAAGCCCTTTTCCCCCAATTTTAGCCAATGGCGTATCTAAGATTTTATCGCCTTTAGTCATCATAATCGAAAGTTCCACTGCTAAGTGAGGATGCGCTTTTTCAAGTTCCGCTTTGACATGCTCTGACTGCCAAAGGGCAAGTTTACTACCACGGGTCGCAATAATTAATTTTTTCATCACTTTCTCTTTTTAATGGGATTTAAACAGGGTTGTTTTTAAACTTTGAGCACTCTCAAGTTCAATAAAATCTTTACTTAACACTACACCATCAGTAAAGACGATATCATTCATGCTGATACGCTTCTGTTCTGGTTTCGTTAAAAGAACATCTACTCGAATCAAATAAGCCCTCCAAGGCTTTCTCTGCGGTAAATCTTCTTTTTGTAAAATGGTCACTTTATCAAGCGTATAATTGGCGTTGGAAGCGACACTTTTTTCTAAAAAATCAATAACCTTCACATCCACCACATCAAACTCTTCTGCGTAGGCACTCATCAAAAAAAATGTACTACTTAGAGCGATGCTCATCAATAACTTCAACATCGATGATTTCCTCCTCTTTAAGCTGTGGATTTTTACTCCTAAAATGAGGCGGTTCTTTTTTTACATGTAAAAGCTTTGACGCGATTAAGGTCGCAAATGCGCTAAATTGCAATAAAAGTCCTACAATATCGCTGAAAAAGCCAGGAATAATCAACAATAAGGCCCCTACAAAGGACCACAGATTCAAACGCTCAAATGACTCAACACTAATCTCTCCTTGCATTAAAGCCTGCATATTTTGCATCAAGGTTAAACGCATATTCGCAAGCAATACAAATCCTACAATGGCAGAAAAAACAATCTCTCCAAACGTCGCAAATGCGCCAATAGCTGAAGAGATATTAACACTTACGAACACTTCGATAAAGAGATAGATGAGAAAATATTTCACGCTAAGAGTTCCCTTAGTTTTAAGAGTGCTTCTTCTTTTTTCACGACTGTTTTTTCTAATGTTTTACGCTCAACAATCTCCACAAAACCCTCTTCGAGCTCCTTACCCACAATCAGCGCATACGGAAGTCCTATGAGCTCATAATCTTTCATTTTAAAGCCAAAACGCTCATTTCTATCATCTAAAAGCACACTTAAACGCTCTTGCATCAAAGCACTATAAATCTCCTCAGCATACGCACTTTGTGCCTCATCTTTGCTGTTAGAGACAATAATATCTAAGAGGTATGGAGCGGTTTGCTTGTTCCAAATACACCCTTTCTCATCGTGGCTTGCCTCGATCATCACCGCTACCAAACGACTCACACCCACACCATAACATCCCATGTAAAAAGGTTGTGCTTTGCCATTTTTATCTAAAAAGGTTGCGCCCATCGCTTTGGCGTATTTTTGTCCCAGTTGGAAAATATGCCCGACTTCAATCCCTTTGGTAATGCCGAGTCTACCACCACAACACGCACACACATCGCCTTCTTTGACCGCAACAAGGTCTGCATATCGCTCTTCTTTGAAGTTAAACATCCCCACACCGACCATGTGATAATCCACCTCATTTGCCCCACAAATAAGGTTCTTTGCCTCTTTAAGTTCTAAATCTATGTAAAATTTTACACATTCTAGCCCCACAGGTCCGATAAATCCTGCTTTTAAGCCTGCTCGCTCCACCTCTTCAAGACTAGCATCGACCAAATCAAGCGCACCACACGCATTTTGCGCTTTGGTCTCTTGCAGTTCATCATTGCCACGTACAAAGAAAACAACGACCTCTTCTTTATCAACGTAAATTGCTTTTTTAACCACGGCTTTAATGCTGTAAAAGGCATCCACTTTAAAGAAGTTACACACATCTTCAATCGTTTTCATATCAGGTGTTTTAAATTTAGAGAGATTGGCTTCTGGTGCTTCAAGCGTGGTCGTTTTAGGAGCACGTTTAGCCGCTTCAATATTCGCCGCATACGAACACTGTTCACACACCACAATGTCATCTTCACCGTTTTGTGCCAATACCATAAACTCTTTACTACCACTTCCCCCAATCGCACCGCTATCAGCCTCAACCGCTCTAAAATCAAGTCCCAAACGATTAAAAATCTTCGTATAAGTTTGCTCCATCACGTCAAATTCAGCTTTCATACTCGCTTCATCCTCATGAAAGCTATACCCATCTTTCATAATGAACTCACGACCCCTTAAAAGCCCAAAACGAGGACGTGCCTCATCACGGAATTTTGTCGTAATTTGATACAAATGTAATGGAAGCTGTTTATAACTGTTAATGCGATTTCTCACGATATCTACAACCACCTCTTCATGGGTTGGTCCTAGTACAAACTCATTCTCTTTTCTATCTTTAATGCGACATAACTCTTTGCCAAAGACATCATAGCGTCCACTTTGTTTCCAAAGCTCAGCTGGACTGACCACACCCATTTGAATCTCTTGAGCACCCGTTTCATCCATCTCTTCTTTGACAACATTTCTGATTTTATCCAGAACGATTTTTCCCATTGGCAAAAAATTATAGAGTCCACTGCCCACTTGAACAATAAACCCGCCTCGCACCAAATACTGATGGCTTGGAAGCGTTGCATCCTTTGGCGCATCTTTGGTTGTTGGTGCATATAGCTTTGAAAATTTCATTATTTCACTCCCATTTGGTATTCACATTTGTATAAATTCATACGTTTTGTTTGGTCTTCATTGATGTTAAAAATATATTGAATCGCTTGGACAATCGTATCGGCTTCTGGCTTTTCAGCAACATCTTTAAGATTTTTAGTCGCAGAGTGCAAAAAGGCATTAAAAGCATGATGAAGCACCTTAGAGACCTGTTCTTGAAGTTCCTCTGGGATGTAGCCTTTCTTAATCGCTTTTTCTAACTCATGTATTGAACACTCTTTAGCATGGTCACGAATCTCTTTAATAATAGGATCCACACACATGCTTTGAAGCCATTTAAAAAAGTCCATGGTTGAGCGCCCCACAATCGAGTAGGCAATTTTAGCTTGCTCTTCTCGAAGCGACATATTTTTACTCACAATCTCTTCTAAATCATCCACCGCATAAACATGCAAATCTTTATACCCCTGCACTTCAATATCACGAGGTACTGCTATATCAAACCAATAGCGTGAGAACTCACGCTCTTCAACCATATCATCGGTAATGACACTATGAGGTGCTCCCGTAGCAGAAAAAACCAAACGGTAACGGTTAATGTACTCGGTAAGTTTAGCATACGGAGCAACGGTAGCAAGCTCCCCTAATTCTGAAGCTAAAGCTTGTGCATGTTCAAGGTTACGGTTGATAATAATAATATTAACTCCATTGGCGATTAAATGCTTTGCCGCAAGCTGACTCATCTCGCCAGCTCCCACGACAAGCGCAGTTAAGCCTCCAAGATTTCCTAACAAATCTTTCGCTTTACTCACCGCAACACTCGAAACAGAGACGGGACTTTTAGAGATATCCGTACGGCTACGCACTTCTGCGGCACAGCGAAACGCATGGTGCATCGCACGACCTAGTTTTTGCGCACAGTAGCCATTTTCAAACGCAAATTTAAACGCATCTTTGAGTTGCCCTGCAATTTGTGTCTCTCCAATGACCAAACTATCCAAAGAAGAACAGACGCTAAAGAGATGATGAATCGCTCCATTATCTTCGTAAATATCTGCTCTACCTTCTAACTCTTCTCGTGAGATGGTTGAGATAGCACTTAAATGAGCAAAAATAGAGTGCAAAGAAGCCTGACAATCAACCACACTCGCAATCACTTCCACACGGTTACATGTAGAGAGTAAAATCACTTCATTCACAGATTCACAGGCAACCAATGCTGCCATAAAATTCCGACTCTTCTCTTCAGTGTTAAATGCCAATTTTTCTCGAATAGAAATATCAGTATTTTTATGGGTAAAGCTAATGGTAAGATAATGCATTAAAAATTCCTTTCTATCATCTCTTTCATAATCGAACTAAGTCCCACATCGTCCTCATCTTTAATGGCATCTAACGCCTCCAAACCTAACGCTTTTGCATACGCAATAGCATCCATCAAAGCATCGGTTTCATGCATTTTTGCTTTAATCCACGCACTCTGTTCATCAGTGAGTTCTACTTGAAATAAAGAGCACAAGTAAGTTTGATCTTCGGGGGTTAATTTGTGATACATGTAAAGATAAGGTAAGGTTGTTTTTCCCTCTTTAAAATCATTGAGCGAGGGTTTGCCCAACACTTCACTGCTTTGAGTAATATCTAAGATATCATCAATAATCTGAAACGCAAGTCCTAAATTTTTGCCATAAAGTGCGTAAATATCGCCATTTTTACCACTCAGCAGTGCAGCAGCTTTAGCAGAGGCTTCAATAAGTGAGGCGGTTTTTTTATAAATCATATCAAAGTAAAGCGTTTCGCTCTCATTAAAACCGTGTGAAAGATCCACATCTAAAAGCTCACCGACAGAAAGAAGTGCTACCGCATTGGAAATCGTAAAAGCGACTTCTTGTGGCATATGTGTGAGTTCACTAAACCCTTTTGAGTAGAGAATATCGCCTAACATAATGGCGGTTTTATTGCCAAATAACGCATTGATGGAAGATTCACCCCGTCTGGTAAAGGCATCATCAATCACATCATCATGCAGTAAACTTGCCGCATGAATCAGCTCTACAATCGCCGCCAATTTTAAAGAAGCCTCACTCACGCCTGCAATTTTTAAAATCAATTTTGCGCGTAAACGCTTCCCTTTTGGAACCCTATGCAAGAGTTCAACACTACGTACATCGCCTAAAGAAGCGACCATCTCTACCATTAAGTTTTCGACTTTTTCTAACACCTACAATCCTACGGTTTCTTTTTGGGTCTAAATTCAACTTCAATGCGTTGTGCATTATCTTCTATAAATATATCTAAAATTCCCTCACGATTCCTTTGATCAAAGTCAGCAAAAACAATTCTAGCGTAGGTTTGCGCCACCATTTTATTTTCACCATCAGGCAAAAGAGGAATCACAATACTTTTTAAAGGATATTTTTTTTCCAACACATACTGTGTC carries:
- a CDS encoding ferritin family protein, with the translated sequence MRQYETYKCSKCGNEVEVQHVGGGKLVCCGEAMTCTTSDLTAVNLMKAFAGESQARNKYDLFADIAQEEGWHAVARHFREAAENEKWHARAEFKAYHKLVDGAETEITLKNLDSAMAGENYEHTIMYPSFAKIAEEEGHKELARLFNAIGKVEVEHEREYKALQDAMKEDGFFSDEEEEIWVCEVCGHIHRGKKAPKACPLCKVGQEYFKRQDLGI
- a CDS encoding menaquinone biosynthesis decarboxylase; translated protein: MQRIIALLRENNLLRVIDEELDIDLEIPHLAYVEVKKEDSRALLFTKPVSKRLGKSFDIPVLMNVFGSTKATELIFGKNPNDVAQQIEALMHMKPPTSFMDKMGMLGTLFNLKNALPKRLKGKGVCQTKVYTEPNLYDFPILTTWSEDGGPFITMGQVYTQSLDGTKQNLGMYRLQVYDKNRLGMHWQIHKDSAHFFHEYKKAGQKMPVSIGIGGDPLYIWCGQAPMPIGMFELLLYGFIKDKNARLVKSLTNPIYIPEDVDIVIEGWVDVEKMEIEGPFGDHTGYYTLKEPYPVLDVSCITCKDKPIYQATVVGKPPLEDKYMGWATERIFLPLLKTTAPDLMDYNMPENGVFHNLILAKMNVLYPGHAKQFMHAFWGVGQMSFVKHAIFVDENAPDLEDYEKVSDYILDRVSSKTLLISEGVCDALDHASPNALFGGKLGVDCTGEIVSEPSKVLLSDEALLEKVKVLVPEACALKQYKTHTKTPITVISIEKKRVGKAVYEALKPLREHMKLVFMVDATGNDVENAYMLVWRVVNNIDALRDIFVDEAFIGVDATTKNSLDGYTREWPKDTDCDQKVIQTLIQRGLIENNPAFLKHFHI
- the hemC gene encoding hydroxymethylbilane synthase yields the protein MKKLIIATRGSKLALWQSEHVKAELEKAHPHLAVELSIMMTKGDKILDTPLAKIGGKGLFTKELEEAMLRGEAHIAVHSLKDVPMEFPEGLKLGVITKREDVRDAMLSEKYGCLEDLPQGAVVGTTSLRRRMQLLKLRPDFVIKNLRGNVNTRIRKLKEGEFDAIILASAGIKRLGLQEEVRYFTPISKEVMIPASGQAALGIEIVDNAEVERLVSVLKDEDAMIETRVERDFVTLLEGGCQVPIGVNAEVTQESLHVKAILGLPDGSQMMCEVMSGKREEFETLGKVLAQKVIDKGAKELLARAEKIALSEIF
- a CDS encoding FxsA family protein produces the protein MKYFLIYLFIEVFVSVNISSAIGAFATFGEIVFSAIVGFVLLANMRLTLMQNMQALMQGEISVESFERLNLWSFVGALLLIIPGFFSDIVGLLLQFSAFATLIASKLLHVKKEPPHFRSKNPQLKEEEIIDVEVIDEHRSK
- a CDS encoding proline--tRNA ligase, whose amino-acid sequence is MKFSKLYAPTTKDAPKDATLPSHQYLVRGGFIVQVGSGLYNFLPMGKIVLDKIRNVVKEEMDETGAQEIQMGVVSPAELWKQSGRYDVFGKELCRIKDRKENEFVLGPTHEEVVVDIVRNRINSYKQLPLHLYQITTKFRDEARPRFGLLRGREFIMKDGYSFHEDEASMKAEFDVMEQTYTKIFNRLGLDFRAVEADSGAIGGSGSKEFMVLAQNGEDDIVVCEQCSYAANIEAAKRAPKTTTLEAPEANLSKFKTPDMKTIEDVCNFFKVDAFYSIKAVVKKAIYVDKEEVVVFFVRGNDELQETKAQNACGALDLVDASLEEVERAGLKAGFIGPVGLECVKFYIDLELKEAKNLICGANEVDYHMVGVGMFNFKEERYADLVAVKEGDVCACCGGRLGITKGIEVGHIFQLGQKYAKAMGATFLDKNGKAQPFYMGCYGVGVSRLVAVMIEASHDEKGCIWNKQTAPYLLDIIVSNSKDEAQSAYAEEIYSALMQERLSVLLDDRNERFGFKMKDYELIGLPYALIVGKELEEGFVEIVERKTLEKTVVKKEEALLKLRELLA
- the hemA gene encoding glutamyl-tRNA reductase; this translates as MHYLTISFTHKNTDISIREKLAFNTEEKSRNFMAALVACESVNEVILLSTCNRVEVIASVVDCQASLHSIFAHLSAISTISREELEGRADIYEDNGAIHHLFSVCSSLDSLVIGETQIAGQLKDAFKFAFENGYCAQKLGRAMHHAFRCAAEVRSRTDISKSPVSVSSVAVSKAKDLLGNLGGLTALVVGAGEMSQLAAKHLIANGVNIIIINRNLEHAQALASELGELATVAPYAKLTEYINRYRLVFSATGAPHSVITDDMVEEREFSRYWFDIAVPRDIEVQGYKDLHVYAVDDLEEIVSKNMSLREEQAKIAYSIVGRSTMDFFKWLQSMCVDPIIKEIRDHAKECSIHELEKAIKKGYIPEELQEQVSKVLHHAFNAFLHSATKNLKDVAEKPEADTIVQAIQYIFNINEDQTKRMNLYKCEYQMGVK
- a CDS encoding polyprenyl synthetase family protein; this translates as MLEKVENLMVEMVASLGDVRSVELLHRVPKGKRLRAKLILKIAGVSEASLKLAAIVELIHAASLLHDDVIDDAFTRRGESSINALFGNKTAIMLGDILYSKGFSELTHMPQEVAFTISNAVALLSVGELLDVDLSHGFNESETLYFDMIYKKTASLIEASAKAAALLSGKNGDIYALYGKNLGLAFQIIDDILDITQSSEVLGKPSLNDFKEGKTTLPYLYMYHKLTPEDQTYLCSLFQVELTDEQSAWIKAKMHETDALMDAIAYAKALGLEALDAIKDEDDVGLSSIMKEMIERNF